In one window of Thermus aquaticus DNA:
- a CDS encoding MFS transporter — MKLPPLVYLLGLVSFLMDVASEMVYPLLPLFLAGLGATPTAIGLVEGVAEATASLFKVVGGRLSDRIGRRRPFLLLGYGLPALFRPILALAQSPWHVLLYRFLDRTGKGLRTAPRDALIAESVSQEALGRAYGLHRGLDTLGATLGPFLAFLLLPLLGVRGVFWLSALPALMAALILLFLRESPKPPRPLPPLRLSRMGRGYRRFLLVSGVFTLALSSNAFLLLRLKDLGLSEGQVTLAYTLYNLAYALLAYPFGSLADRVGLRRVVALGFGLYALVYLGFALATSAGLGVAFLLLYALYSAAFEGSSRAYLATLVPPEEKASAIGLYHTLMGLLLLPASLLFGLLWQALGARAAFLAGAGLALLALGLFLVDERRRPPYPEGGP; from the coding sequence GTGAAGCTTCCTCCCCTTGTCTACCTCCTCGGCTTGGTCAGCTTCCTCATGGACGTGGCCAGCGAGATGGTCTACCCCCTCCTTCCCCTCTTCCTGGCCGGCCTCGGGGCCACCCCCACGGCCATCGGCCTGGTGGAGGGCGTGGCCGAGGCCACGGCGAGCCTCTTCAAGGTGGTGGGGGGAAGGCTCTCCGACCGCATAGGCAGGAGGCGGCCCTTCCTCCTTCTGGGCTACGGCCTCCCCGCCCTCTTCCGCCCCATCCTGGCCCTGGCGCAAAGCCCCTGGCACGTCCTCCTCTACCGCTTCCTGGACCGGACGGGCAAAGGGCTAAGAACAGCCCCCCGGGACGCCCTCATCGCCGAGAGCGTCTCCCAGGAGGCCCTGGGCCGGGCCTACGGCCTCCACCGGGGCCTGGACACCCTAGGGGCCACCCTGGGCCCCTTCCTGGCCTTTTTGCTCCTGCCCCTTTTGGGCGTGCGGGGGGTCTTCTGGCTCTCCGCCCTCCCCGCCCTTATGGCGGCCCTCATTCTCCTTTTTCTAAGGGAGTCGCCCAAGCCCCCCAGGCCCTTACCCCCCTTGCGCCTTTCCCGCATGGGCCGGGGCTACCGCCGCTTCCTTTTGGTCTCCGGGGTCTTCACCCTGGCCCTCTCCTCCAACGCCTTCCTCCTCCTTCGCCTAAAGGACCTGGGCCTCTCCGAAGGGCAGGTGACCCTGGCCTACACCCTTTACAACCTGGCCTACGCCCTTTTGGCCTACCCCTTCGGTAGCCTCGCGGACCGGGTGGGCCTGAGGCGGGTGGTAGCCCTGGGGTTTGGCCTTTACGCCCTGGTCTACCTGGGCTTCGCCCTGGCTACCTCGGCCGGCCTGGGGGTGGCCTTCCTCCTCCTTTACGCCCTTTACTCCGCCGCCTTTGAGGGCTCAAGCCGGGCCTATCTGGCCACCTTGGTCCCACCGGAGGAAAAGGCCAGCGCCATCGGCCTTTACCACACCCTCATGGGCCTCCTCCTCCTGCCCGCAAGCCTCCTCTTCGGCCTCCTCTGGCAGGCCCTGGGGGCCCGGGCGGCCTTTTTGGCGGGGGCGGGGCTGGCCCTTTTGGCCCTCGGCCTCTTCCTCGTTGACGAAAGGAGGCGGCCCCCCTATCCTGAGGGAGGCCCTTAG
- the rpsO gene encoding 30S ribosomal protein S15, with protein sequence MPITKEEKQKVMEEFARFPGDTGSTEVQVALLTLRINRLSEHLKAHKHDHHSHRGLLMLVGKRRRLLRYLEREDPERYQALVEKLGLRK encoded by the coding sequence ATGCCCATCACCAAGGAAGAGAAGCAGAAGGTCATGGAGGAGTTCGCCCGCTTCCCGGGCGACACCGGCAGCACCGAGGTGCAGGTGGCCCTGCTCACCCTGCGCATCAACCGCCTTTCCGAGCACCTCAAGGCGCACAAGCACGACCACCACTCCCACCGGGGCCTCTTGATGCTGGTGGGAAAGCGGCGGAGGCTTCTCCGCTACCTGGAACGCGAGGACCCGGAGAGGTACCAGGCCCTGGTTGAGAAGTTGGGGCTCAGGAAGTAA
- the pnp gene encoding polyribonucleotide nucleotidyltransferase, giving the protein MPEATPNTPPSCRYETEIAGRTLVLETGKYAKQASGSVLVRYGDTVVLATAQASDEPIEADFLPLTVEFEERHYAVGKIPGSFMRREGRPGEKAILSARMTDRPIRPLFPKGFRHEVQVIVTVLSADQKNPPDILGPIAASAALMLSDIPWEGPVASVRVGLLGGQLVLNPTLQELEESALDLVVAGSRDAILMVEAGAQEVDEETLVQALEFAHWEMQPILDLQERMARELGKPKMAWTPPETLPEEEKEALYRLALEKGLSQVLQTASKGERSRALSAFAESLILEALPRLEDGAPDESKKPLYESAFDEIVRRELRRLVLEEGKRADGRGPKDLRPIWIEVDVLPRAHGSAVFTRGETQVLGTVTLGTGRDEQIIDDLGIDETDPFLVHYNFPPFSTGEVKRLRGVSRREVGHGNLAKRALRAVLPSQEAFPYTIRVVGDVLESNGSSSMATVCAGSLALMDAGVPVKAPVAGVAMGLVWENEKAVILTDILGLEDALGDMDFKVAGTRQGVTALQMDNKVGGLPREVLKEALLQAREARLKILDLMEMVLPAPRPSLKPFAPRILSLKVPVDKIGIVIGPGGKNVRALEELGVEVDIEEDGTIRIYSSDTEKAEKAKARIEELTREAKVGEIYEGTVTRITPFGAFISLFPGTEGLLHISQIAPGRVKRVEDHLKVGDVIKVKVHRIDEKGKIDLIRPELEGKIPPRRR; this is encoded by the coding sequence ATGCCAGAGGCCACACCCAACACCCCACCCAGTTGCCGCTACGAGACGGAGATCGCCGGCAGGACGCTGGTCCTGGAGACCGGCAAGTACGCCAAGCAGGCCTCGGGTTCGGTCCTGGTGCGCTACGGGGACACCGTGGTCCTGGCCACGGCCCAGGCCTCGGACGAGCCCATAGAGGCGGACTTCCTGCCCCTCACGGTGGAGTTTGAGGAGAGGCACTACGCCGTGGGCAAGATCCCGGGGAGCTTCATGCGCCGGGAGGGCCGTCCCGGGGAGAAGGCCATCCTCTCCGCCCGGATGACGGACCGGCCTATCCGTCCCCTCTTCCCCAAGGGCTTCCGCCACGAGGTGCAGGTCATCGTCACCGTCCTCTCCGCCGACCAGAAGAACCCGCCCGACATCCTGGGGCCCATAGCGGCCAGCGCCGCCCTCATGCTCTCCGACATCCCCTGGGAGGGGCCGGTGGCCTCGGTGCGGGTGGGCCTCCTGGGGGGCCAGCTGGTCCTGAACCCCACGCTTCAAGAGCTAGAGGAAAGCGCCTTGGACCTGGTGGTGGCGGGGAGCCGGGACGCCATCCTCATGGTGGAGGCCGGGGCCCAGGAGGTGGACGAGGAGACCCTGGTCCAGGCCCTGGAGTTCGCCCATTGGGAGATGCAGCCCATCCTGGACCTCCAGGAGCGGATGGCCCGGGAGCTGGGCAAGCCCAAGATGGCCTGGACCCCGCCGGAAACCCTCCCGGAGGAGGAGAAAGAAGCCCTCTACCGCCTGGCCCTGGAAAAGGGGCTCTCCCAGGTGCTCCAGACCGCCAGCAAGGGGGAAAGGAGCCGGGCCCTTTCGGCCTTCGCCGAGAGCCTCATCCTCGAGGCCCTGCCCAGGCTGGAAGACGGCGCCCCTGACGAGAGCAAGAAGCCTCTTTACGAGAGCGCCTTTGACGAGATCGTGCGCCGGGAGCTGAGGCGGCTCGTCCTGGAAGAGGGTAAGCGGGCCGACGGGCGCGGGCCCAAGGACCTGAGGCCCATCTGGATTGAGGTGGACGTGCTACCCAGGGCCCACGGCTCCGCCGTCTTCACCCGGGGGGAGACCCAGGTCCTGGGCACGGTGACCCTGGGCACGGGCCGCGACGAGCAGATCATTGACGACCTGGGTATTGACGAGACCGACCCCTTCCTGGTCCACTACAACTTCCCCCCCTTCTCCACCGGGGAGGTCAAGCGCCTCAGAGGGGTGTCCCGCCGGGAGGTGGGCCACGGCAACCTGGCCAAGCGGGCCCTGAGGGCGGTCCTCCCCTCCCAGGAAGCCTTCCCCTACACCATCCGGGTGGTGGGGGACGTCCTGGAGTCCAACGGCAGTAGCTCCATGGCCACGGTCTGCGCCGGGAGCCTGGCCCTCATGGACGCTGGGGTGCCCGTCAAGGCCCCGGTGGCCGGGGTGGCCATGGGCCTGGTGTGGGAGAACGAGAAGGCCGTGATCCTCACCGACATCCTGGGGCTGGAAGACGCCCTGGGGGACATGGACTTCAAGGTGGCGGGAACCCGCCAGGGGGTCACCGCCCTGCAGATGGACAACAAGGTGGGCGGCCTCCCCCGGGAGGTCCTCAAGGAGGCCCTCCTCCAGGCCCGGGAGGCCAGGCTGAAGATCCTGGACCTCATGGAGATGGTCCTCCCCGCACCCCGCCCAAGCCTCAAGCCCTTTGCCCCCCGCATCCTCAGCCTCAAGGTGCCGGTGGATAAGATCGGGATCGTCATCGGCCCTGGGGGCAAGAACGTCCGGGCCCTGGAGGAGCTGGGCGTGGAGGTGGACATAGAGGAGGACGGCACCATCCGCATTTACTCCAGCGACACGGAGAAGGCGGAGAAGGCCAAGGCCCGCATAGAGGAGCTCACCCGCGAGGCCAAGGTGGGGGAGATCTACGAGGGCACCGTCACCAGGATCACCCCCTTCGGGGCTTTCATCAGCCTCTTCCCGGGCACGGAAGGGCTTCTCCACATCAGCCAGATCGCCCCGGGCCGGGTGAAGCGGGTGGAGGACCACCTCAAGGTGGGGGACGTGATCAAGGTCAAGGTCCACCGCATAGACGAGAAGGGCAAGATTGACCTGATCCGCCCCGAGCTGGAAGGCAAGATTCCCCCGAGGCGGCGCTAG
- a CDS encoding ribonuclease J, with product METPERKPRRRRRRRPQEGASLPQGASDPVEIIPLGGMGEIGKNITVFRYRDEMFVLDGGLAFPEEGMPGVDLLIPRVDFLIENRHRIKAWVLTHGHEDHIGGLPFILPMVFGKESQVPIYGARLTLGLLKGKLEEFGLRPGSFNLKEISPDDRIQVGRYFTLDLFRMTHSIPDNSGLVIRTPIGTIVHTGDFKLDATPIDGKVSHLAKVAQAGAEGVLLLIADSTNAERPGYTPSEMEIAKELDRVIGRAPGRVFVTTFASHIHRIQSVIWAAEKYGRKVAMEGRSMVKFSRIAMELGYLKVKDRLYALEEVMDLPDHQVLILATGSQGQPMSVLHRLAFEGHSRMAIKPGDTVILSSSPIPGNEEAVNRVINRLYALGAYVLYPPTYKVHASGHASQEELKLILNLTTPRFFLPWHGEVRHQTNFKWLAESMSRPPEKTLIGENGAIYRLTPHTFEKVGTVPHGVLYVDGLGVGDITEEILADRRHMAEEGLVVITALAGEDPVVEVVSRGFVKAGEKLLGEVRRMALEALLAGIREKKPLERIRDDIYYPVKKFLKKATGRDPMILPVVIEG from the coding sequence ATGGAAACCCCAGAGAGGAAACCGAGGCGTAGAAGGCGCAGGCGCCCCCAGGAGGGGGCTTCTCTGCCCCAAGGGGCTTCAGACCCGGTGGAGATCATCCCCTTAGGGGGGATGGGGGAGATCGGCAAGAACATCACCGTCTTCCGCTACCGGGACGAGATGTTCGTCCTGGACGGAGGCCTGGCCTTCCCCGAGGAGGGGATGCCGGGGGTGGACCTCCTCATCCCCCGGGTGGACTTCCTCATAGAAAACCGCCACCGCATCAAGGCCTGGGTGCTCACCCACGGCCACGAAGACCACATCGGGGGGCTTCCCTTCATCCTGCCCATGGTATTCGGCAAGGAGAGCCAGGTGCCCATCTACGGCGCCAGGCTCACCCTGGGGCTTTTAAAGGGCAAGCTGGAGGAGTTCGGCCTGAGGCCCGGGAGCTTCAACCTGAAGGAGATCTCCCCCGACGACCGCATCCAGGTGGGGCGGTACTTCACCCTAGACCTCTTCCGCATGACCCATTCCATCCCCGACAACTCGGGGCTGGTGATCCGCACCCCCATCGGCACCATCGTCCACACCGGGGACTTCAAGCTGGACGCCACCCCCATTGACGGCAAGGTCTCCCACCTGGCCAAGGTGGCCCAGGCGGGGGCCGAGGGGGTCTTGCTCCTCATCGCCGACTCCACCAACGCCGAAAGGCCCGGCTACACCCCCAGCGAGATGGAGATCGCCAAGGAGCTGGACCGGGTGATCGGCCGCGCCCCGGGAAGGGTCTTCGTGACCACCTTCGCCAGCCACATCCACCGCATCCAGTCGGTGATCTGGGCCGCGGAGAAGTACGGGCGGAAGGTGGCCATGGAGGGGCGGAGCATGGTCAAGTTCAGCCGCATCGCCATGGAGCTGGGCTACCTGAAGGTGAAGGACCGCCTCTACGCCCTCGAGGAGGTCATGGACCTCCCCGACCACCAGGTCCTGATCCTGGCCACGGGAAGCCAGGGCCAGCCCATGTCGGTCCTCCACCGGCTGGCCTTTGAGGGGCACTCCCGGATGGCCATCAAGCCCGGCGACACGGTGATCCTCTCCTCCAGCCCCATCCCCGGCAACGAGGAGGCGGTGAACCGGGTCATCAATCGCCTCTACGCTCTGGGGGCCTACGTCCTCTACCCCCCCACCTACAAGGTCCACGCCTCGGGCCACGCCTCCCAGGAGGAGCTCAAGCTGATCCTGAACCTCACCACGCCCAGGTTCTTCCTGCCCTGGCACGGGGAGGTGCGCCACCAGACCAACTTCAAGTGGCTGGCGGAGAGCATGAGCCGCCCCCCGGAGAAGACCCTGATCGGGGAAAACGGGGCCATCTACCGCCTCACGCCCCACACCTTTGAGAAGGTGGGCACCGTGCCCCACGGGGTCCTTTACGTGGACGGCCTGGGGGTGGGGGACATCACCGAGGAGATCCTGGCCGACCGCCGCCACATGGCCGAGGAGGGCCTGGTGGTCATCACCGCCCTGGCGGGGGAAGACCCGGTGGTGGAGGTGGTCTCCCGGGGCTTCGTGAAGGCCGGGGAGAAGCTTCTTGGCGAGGTACGGCGGATGGCCCTCGAGGCCCTCCTGGCCGGCATCCGGGAAAAGAAGCCCCTAGAGCGCATCCGGGACGACATCTACTACCCGGTGAAAAAGTTCCTGAAGAAGGCCACAGGCCGGGACCCCATGATCCTGCCGGTGGTCATAGAGGGGTGA
- a CDS encoding universal stress protein: protein MYWSLLLPTDGSEAAEAGLQEGLRLAKALKARVAFLYALEPLGPKLLLGPETLPYYRELVEDLRREGLAALDQATRMAEELTVPFEAHLLEGRAAEVILKEAEKHDLIVMGTHGRTGLDRLLLGSVAQEVVRKSPKPVLLVPHRRTSP from the coding sequence GTGTACTGGAGCCTACTTTTACCCACCGACGGCAGCGAGGCGGCGGAGGCGGGACTTCAGGAGGGCCTCAGACTGGCCAAAGCGCTGAAAGCCAGGGTGGCCTTCCTCTATGCCCTGGAGCCCCTAGGGCCCAAGCTCCTCCTGGGCCCCGAGACCCTGCCCTACTACCGGGAACTGGTGGAGGACCTGCGCCGGGAGGGCCTGGCCGCTTTGGACCAGGCCACCCGGATGGCCGAGGAGCTCACGGTCCCCTTTGAGGCCCACCTCCTGGAGGGCCGGGCGGCGGAGGTCATCCTGAAGGAGGCGGAAAAGCACGACCTGATCGTCATGGGCACCCACGGGCGCACCGGGCTGGACCGGCTCCTTCTGGGAAGCGTAGCCCAGGAAGTGGTCCGGAAAAGCCCCAAGCCCGTCCTTCTGGTGCCTCACCGCAGGACAAGCCCATAG
- a CDS encoding sodium:calcium antiporter produces MTLLAFLGVALLVVLAGHRVAFYGDVLAEKTRMGRSLVGLFLVAATTSLPELFSSTSALLQDLPDIAVGNLLGASMVNFLLLVFVDAFHPHPVTARASQKHALSLGLAVLLLAMVGLGLFREVGLGRVGLMALLLFPLYALALWLSFRYARRFPREEAQEEAYAHIPLRLALARYGVGALVLVAAATVLPVLADRLAQETALGDAWVGTFLVALVTTLPEATVMMAAARMGAVDLAVGNAVGSTLFNTFLLGVGDLVYPIPLLEVAAKGHAATVFVLQAMAGVVLVSLMYRSLRKLWVLSYDNWAVLFLYFLAMAYGLVLR; encoded by the coding sequence ATGACGCTCCTGGCCTTCCTGGGGGTAGCCCTGCTAGTGGTCCTGGCGGGGCACCGGGTGGCCTTCTACGGGGATGTGTTGGCGGAGAAAACCCGGATGGGGCGGAGCCTGGTGGGGCTATTCCTGGTGGCGGCCACCACGAGCCTTCCCGAGCTTTTCAGCAGCACCAGCGCCCTGCTCCAGGATCTGCCCGACATCGCTGTGGGGAACCTCCTGGGGGCCAGCATGGTGAACTTCCTCCTCCTGGTCTTCGTGGATGCCTTCCATCCCCACCCCGTGACCGCCCGCGCCAGCCAGAAGCACGCCCTGAGCCTAGGGCTGGCCGTCCTCCTTCTGGCTATGGTGGGCCTTGGCCTCTTTAGGGAGGTGGGCCTGGGGCGGGTGGGCCTCATGGCCTTGCTTCTCTTTCCCCTTTACGCCCTGGCCCTTTGGCTTTCCTTCCGCTACGCCCGGCGCTTTCCCCGGGAGGAGGCCCAGGAAGAAGCCTACGCCCACATCCCCCTGCGGCTGGCCTTGGCCCGCTACGGGGTGGGGGCTTTGGTCCTGGTGGCGGCGGCCACGGTCCTGCCTGTTCTGGCGGACCGCCTGGCCCAGGAGACCGCCTTGGGGGATGCCTGGGTGGGCACCTTTCTGGTGGCCCTGGTCACCACCCTGCCGGAGGCCACGGTAATGATGGCGGCGGCCCGGATGGGAGCCGTGGACCTGGCTGTGGGCAACGCCGTGGGAAGCACCCTTTTCAACACCTTTCTCCTGGGGGTGGGGGATCTGGTCTACCCCATACCCCTCCTGGAGGTGGCGGCCAAGGGGCATGCGGCCACGGTCTTTGTCCTTCAGGCCATGGCTGGGGTGGTCCTGGTGAGCCTCATGTACCGCAGCCTGCGCAAGTTATGGGTCCTCTCCTACGACAACTGGGCGGTGCTTTTTCTCTACTTCTTGGCCATGGCCTATGGGCTTGTCCTGCGGTGA
- a CDS encoding CBS domain-containing protein: MKAKDLMVSPVVSVPLGTNLEEVARLMVERRIGSVLVVDGEGRLVGIVTESDFLKERGIPFSTFRAPMLLGRFLNGDQLERLLQEARTTKVEEIMTSPVHAVGLEAPLKEVLDLMLTYDINHVPAVDEAGRPVGIISRFDLLKPLQAQV; the protein is encoded by the coding sequence ATGAAGGCCAAAGACCTCATGGTGAGCCCCGTGGTCAGCGTCCCCCTGGGGACCAATCTGGAGGAAGTGGCCCGGCTCATGGTGGAAAGGCGCATCGGGAGCGTTTTGGTGGTGGATGGGGAGGGGAGGCTTGTGGGCATCGTCACCGAGAGCGACTTCTTGAAGGAGAGGGGCATTCCCTTTTCCACCTTCCGCGCCCCCATGCTCCTGGGCCGCTTCCTCAACGGGGATCAGCTGGAAAGGCTCCTCCAGGAGGCCCGTACCACCAAGGTGGAGGAGATCATGACCTCTCCCGTGCACGCCGTGGGCCTCGAGGCTCCCCTGAAGGAGGTCCTGGACCTCATGCTCACCTACGACATCAACCACGTGCCGGCGGTGGACGAGGCGGGGAGGCCCGTGGGCATCATCTCCCGCTTTGACCTCCTGAAGCCCTTACAGGCCCAGGTATGA
- a CDS encoding cation-transporting P-type ATPase codes for MRGLSSEEARKRLQEYGPNALVSKSAH; via the coding sequence GTGCGCGGGCTTTCCTCCGAAGAAGCCAGGAAGAGGCTCCAGGAATACGGGCCCAACGCCCTGGTTAGCAAAAGTGCACATTAG
- a CDS encoding thioredoxin family protein, whose product MLQYPELPLESPLIDAELPDPRGGRYRLSQFQEPLLAVVFMCNHCPYVKGSIRELVDLAEAYRGQVAFVGINPNDYARYPEDSPEGMVAFAREHGIFFPYLLDETQEVAKAYRALRTPEVFLFDERRLLRYHGRVNDNPKFPDQVQSHDLKAAIEALLRGEEPPLKEAPAIGCTIKWRPGNEPEVKIG is encoded by the coding sequence ATGCTCCAGTACCCCGAGCTTCCCCTGGAAAGCCCCCTCATAGACGCCGAGCTTCCCGACCCCCGGGGCGGGCGCTACCGCCTCTCCCAGTTCCAAGAGCCCCTTCTCGCCGTGGTCTTCATGTGCAACCACTGCCCCTACGTCAAGGGCTCCATCCGGGAGCTGGTGGACCTGGCCGAGGCCTACCGGGGCCAGGTGGCCTTCGTGGGCATCAACCCCAACGACTACGCGCGCTACCCCGAGGACAGCCCCGAGGGCATGGTGGCCTTCGCAAGGGAGCACGGCATCTTTTTCCCCTACCTTCTGGACGAGACCCAGGAGGTGGCCAAGGCCTACCGGGCCCTCCGCACCCCCGAGGTCTTCCTCTTTGACGAGCGGAGGCTCCTCCGCTACCACGGGCGGGTCAACGACAACCCCAAGTTTCCCGACCAGGTCCAAAGCCACGACCTGAAGGCCGCCATAGAGGCCCTCCTCCGGGGAGAAGAGCCTCCTCTAAAGGAGGCTCCGGCCATCGGGTGCACTATCAAGTGGCGGCCCGGCAACGAGCCCGAGGTCAAGATCGGCTGA
- a CDS encoding NAD-dependent epimerase/dehydratase family protein produces the protein MRVLITGGAGFIGSHIAEALLREGLEVAVLDNLSTGKRENVPPGVPFYQVDLRDGEGVERVFREFRPTHVSHQAAQASVKVSVEDPLLDFAVNLVGGMNLLEACRRHGVEKLVFASTGGAIYGEVPEGEAAEETWPPRPKSPYAASKAAFEGYLSAYGQNYGLKWVSLRYGNVYGPRQDPHGEAGVVAIFAERVLKGEPVTLYARRTPGDEGCVRDYVYVGDVAEAHTLALLSLEGVYNVGTGEGHTTLEVLKAVAEAALRTPEVRHAPPRPGDLERSVLSPLKLMAHGWRPRVGFREGIRLTVEHFRGR, from the coding sequence ATGCGCGTACTGATCACGGGCGGCGCCGGCTTCATCGGGAGCCACATCGCCGAGGCCCTTCTGCGGGAGGGCCTCGAGGTGGCGGTATTGGACAACCTCTCCACGGGCAAGCGGGAAAACGTCCCCCCGGGGGTCCCCTTCTACCAGGTGGACCTGAGGGACGGGGAAGGGGTGGAGCGGGTCTTCCGGGAGTTCCGCCCCACCCACGTCTCCCACCAGGCAGCCCAGGCCTCGGTCAAGGTGAGCGTGGAGGACCCCCTTCTGGACTTCGCCGTGAACCTGGTGGGGGGGATGAACCTCCTGGAGGCCTGCCGGAGGCACGGCGTGGAGAAGCTGGTCTTCGCCTCCACCGGCGGGGCCATCTACGGGGAGGTGCCCGAGGGGGAGGCCGCCGAGGAGACCTGGCCCCCCAGGCCCAAAAGCCCCTACGCCGCCAGCAAGGCGGCCTTTGAGGGGTACCTCTCCGCCTACGGGCAGAACTACGGCCTCAAGTGGGTCTCCTTGCGCTACGGCAACGTCTACGGGCCCAGGCAGGACCCCCACGGGGAGGCGGGGGTGGTGGCCATCTTCGCCGAGCGGGTCCTTAAAGGGGAGCCCGTGACCCTCTACGCCAGGAGGACCCCGGGGGACGAAGGGTGCGTGCGGGACTACGTTTATGTGGGCGACGTGGCCGAGGCCCACACCCTGGCCCTTTTGAGCCTCGAGGGGGTCTACAACGTGGGCACCGGGGAGGGGCACACCACCCTCGAGGTCCTAAAGGCCGTGGCCGAGGCCGCCCTTAGGACCCCGGAGGTGCGCCACGCCCCACCGCGCCCCGGGGACCTGGAAAGGAGCGTCCTCTCCCCCCTTAAGCTCATGGCCCACGGCTGGCGGCCGCGGGTGGGCTTCCGGGAGGGGATCCGCCTTACCGTGGAACACTTCCGGGGGCGTTGA
- a CDS encoding lyase family protein, whose amino-acid sequence MGWHGVFRRWVLARHYRLAREALVPHFFDALTAYALELARLGLPHAKEAVAALRELRTLPLPSFTGEVEDVFFSIQAQLAEHWGEEVAGAVRRGLSRNDLDLTVFRAYLRDRTLALLGDLLRLRRAVLRLAARVEGVVVVLHTHHRPAQPSTLDHYLLGVESLLSRDTERLFRALSNVNRSPLGASALAGCPYPVDRRRLAALLGFEGPVENTLDAVASGDYALELAAALQALGASLSRLLTDLLFWAGRGAFLVGERLSQGSSFMPQKQNPVVLEHARIYAGRLMGSLEALAFLNHNTPFTDLNDHSTGVLEPLAAALEAGEAALELTRAALEEGAFVQEALMEELSPEVLASEAADLLVRKGIPLPEAHRRVRGALPGLRPELLGVDREELLAWMSLPAFLARREVLGGVGPKARAQALSRAKRRLKEDQKALAGLRARVRLARRWLQHLQPEEGQEGAEEKGQVEGKERQK is encoded by the coding sequence ATGGGCTGGCACGGGGTCTTCCGCCGCTGGGTCCTGGCCCGGCACTACCGCCTGGCCCGGGAGGCCCTGGTCCCCCACTTCTTTGACGCCCTCACCGCCTATGCCCTGGAGCTTGCCCGCCTGGGCCTGCCCCACGCCAAGGAGGCGGTGGCCGCCCTGAGGGAGCTCCGCACCCTGCCCCTGCCCAGCTTCACCGGGGAGGTGGAGGACGTCTTCTTCTCCATCCAGGCCCAGCTCGCCGAGCACTGGGGGGAGGAGGTGGCGGGGGCGGTGCGCCGGGGGCTTTCCCGCAACGACCTGGACCTGACCGTCTTCCGGGCCTACCTCAGGGACCGGACCCTGGCCCTTCTGGGGGACCTCCTCCGCCTGCGGCGGGCCGTTTTGCGCCTGGCGGCGCGGGTGGAGGGGGTGGTTGTGGTCCTCCACACCCACCACCGCCCCGCCCAGCCCTCCACCCTGGACCACTACCTCCTGGGCGTGGAAAGCCTCCTCTCCCGGGACACCGAGCGGCTTTTCCGGGCCCTCAGCAACGTGAACCGCTCGCCCTTGGGGGCCAGCGCTCTGGCGGGGTGCCCCTACCCCGTGGACCGAAGGCGCCTGGCGGCCCTCCTGGGCTTTGAGGGCCCGGTGGAGAACACCCTGGACGCGGTGGCCTCCGGGGACTACGCCCTGGAGCTGGCCGCCGCTTTGCAGGCCCTAGGGGCGAGCCTTTCCCGCCTCCTCACCGACCTCCTCTTCTGGGCGGGCCGGGGGGCCTTCCTTGTGGGGGAAAGGCTTTCCCAGGGGTCCAGCTTCATGCCCCAGAAGCAAAACCCCGTGGTCTTGGAGCACGCCCGCATCTACGCCGGCAGGCTTATGGGGAGCCTCGAGGCCTTGGCCTTCCTCAACCACAACACCCCCTTCACCGACCTCAACGACCACTCCACCGGGGTCTTGGAGCCTCTGGCCGCCGCTTTGGAGGCGGGGGAGGCGGCCTTGGAGCTCACCCGGGCCGCTTTGGAGGAGGGGGCCTTCGTCCAGGAGGCCCTCATGGAGGAGCTCTCCCCCGAGGTCCTGGCCTCCGAGGCCGCGGACCTCCTGGTGCGGAAGGGCATTCCCCTGCCCGAGGCCCACCGCCGGGTCCGGGGGGCCCTTCCCGGCCTCAGGCCCGAGCTCCTGGGGGTGGACAGGGAGGAGCTTTTGGCCTGGATGAGCCTCCCCGCCTTCTTGGCCCGAAGGGAGGTCCTGGGCGGGGTGGGGCCTAAGGCCAGGGCCCAGGCCCTTTCCCGGGCCAAGAGGCGGCTGAAGGAGGACCAGAAGGCCCTAGCGGGCCTGAGGGCCCGGGTGCGCCTGGCCCGGCGCTGGCTGCAGCACCTCCAACCGGAGGAAGGCCAGGAGGGTGCGGAGGAGAAGGGGCAGGTAGAAGGAAAGGAGCGCCAGAAGTAG